In Embleya scabrispora, the DNA window ACGCGCTGTTCACGTGGGTCTTCCCGTGGGCCGAACCCCTGCTGCCGTTCAGCGATGTGACGGTCGATCAGGACAGCGTGACGAACACCACCGGACCCGGCGGCGCGCCGCGTCCGGCGGGTGCGACCTCGGCGGGGTCAGCGGGGTCGCCCTCGTCGCTGCCGGGAGGACTGCCGGGATGAGCGCGCGCATTCTCGTCGTGGACAACTACGACAGCTTCGTCTTCAACCTCGTGCAGTACCTCTATCAACTCGGGGCGACCTGCGAGGTGCGGCGCAACGACGCGGTGACCGTCGAGGAGGCCGAGGAATTCGACGGCGTACTGCTGTCCCCGGGCCCCGGTACACCCGAGGGTGCCGGGATCTGCATGGAGATGGTGCGCCGCGAGGGCGGCCGGGTGCCGGTCTTCGGGGTGTGCCTCGGGATGCAGTCCATCGCGGCGGCGCACGGCGCTACCGTTGGCCGGGCGCCCGAGCTTCTCCACGGCAAGACCAGCCCTGTGGTGCATGAGGGGGCGGGCGTCTTCGCCGGCCTGCCGTCGCCGTTCACCGCGACGCGCTATCACTCGCTCGCGGTGGATCCGGACACGATTCCGGCCGAACTGGAGGTGACCGCATGGACCGGGACCGGCGTGATCATGGGCCTGCGGCACCGCGACCGACCGGTCGAAGGCGTGCAGTTCCACCCGGAGTCGGTGCTGACGGAGTACGGCCACCGGATGCTGGCGAACTGGCTGGTGAGCTGCGGGGACCCGACGGCGCCGAACCGGTCGGCGGGTCTGGCACCCGTCGTCGGGCGCACGCCGCTCCCGGCCTGACGGAGAGGTCGATACCCGACGGCGGGTACGGGGCGGGCGCGGCCGGGCCGTACGGGTCGGGGGGCGCCTCGTACGGTCCGGACGGAGGCGGTTCCCACGCCTCGGGCGGCGGTGGACGGCACGGAGCGGGCGGCGGCCGGCACGGGGCAGGCGGCGGCGGGCGGCACGGGGCGGGTGAACCGGCCCCGTATGCGCCCGAGGACTATGCGCGGGACCTGGTCGACCCCGGCTTCACGGCACCGCCCACAGCGGCCCTTCCGGCGGTTTCGGATCCGGTTCCGGGCGGGCGCGCGGCCCGTCGGCGGGCCGCACAGCGGCAGCGGGCCGAGTCGGTCGAGGAGACGGCGGTCTTCATGCCGCCGGCGGCGCCGGCGGCGGCACCTCGGGCGCTGCCGGGGGCGCGGGCTGCGGCGGGTGCGCCGGACACGGTGGGCGCGACGGACGCCGCGGACGCGTCCGACGCGATCGATGCGTGGTTTCGGACCGACGCGGGGGTGGTGAGCGCCGATCCGGTGCTCGACCCGGCGTATGCGCCCGCTCCGGAGGCTGTTCCGCGGTCGACGCCGACGCCGGCCGCGGCGGACGGCGGCGCGGTCGTACCCGGCGGGCGGGCGGAGCGGCGCAAGGCGCAGCGGAAGAAGGCCGGCCGCGGCGGCTCCCGTCCGCCGGCCCGCCCGGAGCCGGCCGCGGGCGCCGGACGCGCCGCCCGGCGGCGGGCGGCCAAGCCGTCGACGGGCGCGCGGATACTGACCGCCGGCGCCCGCCTCGTGGGGGAACTCGCGATGACGGTGGGCGTACTGCTGGTCCTGTACGTGGTGTACCTGACCTGGTGGACGAACATCGTGGCGGCGGAGAAGGCCCGGAACGAGGCGCACGACATACAGCAGAGCTGGAACGACACGCCCGGCCAGGTGATCGACCCGCGCAACCCCGGCCAGTACGTCGCCCCGAACAAGGGGTTCGCGCTGTTGTACATCCCCCGGATCGGGATGGAGAAGCAGGCGATAGCGGAGGGCACCGACCGGGGCAAGGTGCTCAACAACGGCCTGGTGGGCCACTACACCGACCCGAAGACGGCGATGCCGTGGGATGCCCAGGGCAACTTCGCGGTGGCCGCGCACCGCAACGGGCACGGCGAGCCGTTCCGCTACATCAACAAGCTCAA includes these proteins:
- a CDS encoding class E sortase; its protein translation is MPPAAPAAAPRALPGARAAAGAPDTVGATDAADASDAIDAWFRTDAGVVSADPVLDPAYAPAPEAVPRSTPTPAAADGGAVVPGGRAERRKAQRKKAGRGGSRPPARPEPAAGAGRAARRRAAKPSTGARILTAGARLVGELAMTVGVLLVLYVVYLTWWTNIVAAEKARNEAHDIQQSWNDTPGQVIDPRNPGQYVAPNKGFALLYIPRIGMEKQAIAEGTDRGKVLNNGLVGHYTDPKTAMPWDAQGNFAVAAHRNGHGEPFRYINKLKPGDKLVVETATTYFTYTVDADLPQTSPSHIQVIDPIPDKGPYTKPGRYITLTTCTPDGASTYRLIVWGHLEEERPRSQGKPDALLSGAK
- a CDS encoding aminodeoxychorismate/anthranilate synthase component II, coding for MSARILVVDNYDSFVFNLVQYLYQLGATCEVRRNDAVTVEEAEEFDGVLLSPGPGTPEGAGICMEMVRREGGRVPVFGVCLGMQSIAAAHGATVGRAPELLHGKTSPVVHEGAGVFAGLPSPFTATRYHSLAVDPDTIPAELEVTAWTGTGVIMGLRHRDRPVEGVQFHPESVLTEYGHRMLANWLVSCGDPTAPNRSAGLAPVVGRTPLPA